In one Bradyrhizobium cosmicum genomic region, the following are encoded:
- a CDS encoding polyphosphate kinase 2 family protein translates to MNKKPSKSLAQELDRYITPFRYDGSGKFHLKDHKTNEKGDLDKEKAQDILEANKGRLADFQEKLYAQDRWSLLLIFQGMDAAGKDSAIKALFEGINPQGCDVHAFKQPTSHELDHDFLWRHVVALPARGHIGIFNRSHYEECLVTRVHPDILAKEQLPPKLITKNIWRERFEDITAFERYLARNGTIVLKFFLNVSREEQRQRFLERLEVPAKQWKFSMGDIKERALWPRYQAVYQDIVRHTATAHAPWYVVPADHKWFARVVIGSAIVAALDKLDLRFPRADKSSLEEFKEIRKALEKEEGKKRAK, encoded by the coding sequence ATGAACAAGAAGCCGTCCAAATCGCTCGCCCAGGAGCTTGACCGCTACATCACGCCGTTTCGCTACGACGGGTCGGGCAAGTTTCACCTCAAGGACCACAAGACCAACGAGAAGGGCGATCTCGACAAGGAGAAGGCGCAGGACATCCTGGAGGCCAACAAGGGTCGCCTCGCCGATTTCCAGGAGAAACTCTACGCCCAGGACCGCTGGTCGCTGCTCCTGATCTTCCAGGGCATGGACGCCGCCGGCAAGGACAGTGCCATCAAGGCGCTGTTCGAAGGCATCAACCCGCAAGGCTGCGACGTCCATGCATTCAAGCAGCCCACCAGTCACGAGCTCGACCATGACTTCCTCTGGCGTCACGTGGTTGCGCTGCCCGCGCGCGGCCATATCGGCATCTTCAATCGCTCACACTATGAGGAATGCCTGGTCACGCGCGTGCATCCGGACATCCTTGCCAAGGAGCAGCTGCCGCCCAAGCTCATCACCAAGAACATCTGGCGGGAGCGATTCGAGGACATCACGGCTTTCGAGCGCTACCTGGCGCGCAACGGCACTATCGTCCTGAAGTTCTTCCTCAACGTCTCCAGGGAGGAGCAGCGGCAGCGCTTTCTCGAGCGGCTGGAGGTGCCGGCCAAGCAATGGAAGTTCTCCATGGGCGACATCAAGGAGCGCGCGCTGTGGCCGCGCTACCAGGCGGTCTATCAGGACATCGTCCGCCACACCGCGACGGCCCATGCGCCCTGGTATGTCGTGCCCGCCGATCACAAATGGTTCGCGCGTGTCGTGATCGGCTCTGCGATCGTCGCGGCGCTCGACAAGCTCGACCTGCGCTTCCCCCGCGCCGACAAGTCCTCGCTGGAGGAGTTCAAGGAAATCCGCAAGGCGCTGGAAAAGGAGGAGGGGAAGAAGCGGGCAAAATGA
- a CDS encoding MBL fold metallo-hydrolase: protein MKKSICLTALVALVAGLGPATAQSPPQTSTRKVDGTENVYVFRYGGHQSMFVVTPQGVIATDPISYLRPAKPYIDAIKAVTDKPIKYVIYSHHHYDHIAGGQPFKDLGATFVAHRRTKERLLELKKQNSLLADVVMPDQVVDDKKAITLGGTTLELNYVGRNHSDNSLVMRLPKEKIVFVVDFAPIESVQFRNIPDNASPLEYIASLKKLASLDWERMIPGHPYAGGRFGTKKDIEDDVAYMEELSAEVKKAADAGKCFDTAMKEVKLPKYEKWANYEASLPANVERFCYWWGRGY, encoded by the coding sequence ATGAAGAAATCGATTTGCCTGACCGCACTTGTCGCGCTCGTCGCCGGACTTGGGCCTGCCACGGCGCAATCCCCGCCGCAAACCTCGACCAGGAAGGTCGACGGCACCGAAAACGTCTACGTCTTTCGCTATGGCGGCCATCAGTCGATGTTCGTCGTGACGCCGCAGGGCGTGATCGCGACCGATCCGATCTCCTATTTGCGTCCCGCCAAGCCCTATATCGACGCGATCAAGGCTGTCACCGACAAGCCGATCAAATACGTGATCTACAGCCATCATCATTACGACCACATCGCCGGCGGCCAGCCGTTCAAGGATCTCGGCGCCACCTTCGTCGCCCACCGGCGGACCAAGGAACGCCTGCTCGAATTGAAGAAGCAGAATTCGCTGCTCGCCGACGTCGTGATGCCGGACCAGGTGGTCGACGACAAGAAGGCCATCACGCTCGGCGGCACCACGCTGGAGCTGAACTATGTCGGCCGCAACCATTCCGACAACTCGCTGGTGATGCGGCTGCCGAAGGAGAAGATCGTCTTCGTCGTCGACTTCGCCCCGATCGAATCCGTGCAGTTCCGCAACATTCCCGACAACGCCTCGCCACTGGAATACATCGCCTCACTGAAGAAGCTCGCCTCGCTCGACTGGGAGCGGATGATCCCCGGCCATCCCTATGCCGGCGGCCGCTTCGGGACCAAGAAGGACATCGAGGACGACGTCGCCTACATGGAGGAGCTCTCAGCAGAGGTGAAGAAGGCGGCCGATGCCGGCAAGTGCTTCGACACCGCGATGAAGGAAGTGAAGCTGCCGAAATACGAGAAGTGGGCGAACTACGAGGCCAGCCTTCCCGCCAATGTCGAGCGCTTCTGCTACTGGTGGGGCCGCGGATACTGA